CGAATTAATATTTCGGTAAATAGTCTACATCTAAAAGTAGCAAACGTAGAAGACACTCATGGTGTAGTGGTCGGGTGGCATGGTGAGCGCGTCCGGATTGATCACGAACGGAATCATCCCCTCAACGTACCTAAGACAACCTTCCTCACGTGCGTCTCATTTCTTTGTCCTACGGTTTCCTACGACCTTGATATTTCGAGGGGCCCTCTGATTGGTTGTTTCGAACCGGATGTGAAATTTCTTGATTGCCACACCGTCGAGAATATGACATTATAAAAATTACTAAAAAATTTAGATGGGTTATTTCAACactttttattgcatttaatttgtttactctagtttttttacttttacactTAGCAGTTGTAAATAGGTTGCACATGTCAAGAATTTTCTCCCTGATTTTTCTCTGTTGATGGTTGAAAAAAAGACGTAACCGTATAATACAGCAGGAAAAGTGTAAAACCAAACCAGCCCAGGTCAAACTGTAACTTCGTCTTTGTATCGCTGTAGATAGGCCTATGCTGTTGATCCACTGCAATGGCTACGTGATAAGAATTAAGAAATTAAGACAGCTACAAATAGTTATAAACAACTACCAACAGTTATACAGTAAACAACTACATAATGAAGCACAACATTTTGAGACATCATTGTTCATCGTACATTATTTCgtcattttaattgttttatttttagtgtTTGTTATTTATAGTATTAAGTGTTTCCATTGTAAGAAAAGATAACGAGGTGTACTCGAACGAGTAAcagaattgaaaaaagttcaaataagAACCATGGGATGTTATCGTCATCGTTCAGAGTTCCAATCATTGTGTTATTTCTTCTTAGTGACTACGATTATGCaaatattctaaaaaaaagaaaaaaatatgtagtGAGTTGCCCATTCCGCCCACCAGTCTTCGGATCCAACCCGCTTCCGGGCAAACAGAAATAATAACAGTATGTACTAGAATttagaattcaatttaaaaacttaTCCGAATGAAAGAATGCATTAAACTGACTaggaattttaattcaatttcattttacctcAACTATAAATGATCAGGATCTAGGGCTTCTACTTGGGAGACGCTCCAGTCGAGCGGGGCGTTCTCCGGAACAACGGCAGTATAGGAAGGTTGGGTAAAAGCAGGAGCATTGTCGTTCACATCAATCAGTTCTACCATTACCTGCAATAGGAAAAATAACGTAATTAGAGTTTAGAACGAGCCATAGAATAATATGAAAGGTTACCAAAGCAGAGGAGCGCTTTTGCTCTTCACTGCCTTGCGGTTGATCCGCAGCAATGACAGTAAAGGTGTAACTAGGTTGTTTCTCTCGATCAAGCGAAACGTTCGGAGCCACACGGACTATTCCATTAGTTGGATCTGATTatcaaaatgcaaataaaattttactaaATCTTTCAAAAACATAAAACAGACGATAGATATTACCATCGATGACGAATAGATCAGCTCCATCGCCCGAAACATAATACAAGATCTGTCCGAATTTCCCAGAATCTTTGTCTGTTGCTGACACTGTGACCAAAACATCCGGATGGTGAATGGACTctgatatttttactttatacTCCTTTCAAAGACTTTTAGAATTTTGAAGGCGACATATCACCACCCTGATTATATTTCAAACCTCTTCAATGAACGTTGGACTGTTGTCGTTGGCATCCAATATATCGAGTTTCACTGTCGCTAAACTCATTCGTTTATCCTCCGCTTCCCCAGCGATTGCCTGAACTTGAAACTGCAGAGTCTGTTTGGAAAGAAATTAAAGCATTATTGAATTTCGTGTTAACCTGGGCATTTTGCTATAATCATTTACCTTGTTGGCTAATTCTTCATAATCTATGCGCCTTTTAAAAGTTAGTTCCCCGGTTAATTTGTTGAGCTCGATCAACGACGAAATACCCGGATCCAGCATTGAATTCGTTGTATCATTCATGGATTCAGTTTCGTTGAAGCGAATCTGATCAAATAAAGATTCGAGTGGTGTTCCTGAATCGGGAAGACTCCTCGTTAAGCTTTCGctgatttgttttggttcaGCCACAAGCTCAAAATGAGATATAAGAAGACCAGTAACAGGATCATGTGCCTACAGTTAAAAGTATGtcaaattacaaataaaagtaatgTTAAAAACCAATTATGTACAGCATGCAGTATCTAATTACGGAACTTCTTCTTGAAGAGTGAGAAAGATAATGCCCGGATCTTGTTCTTCAACCACTTCCGCTCTGATAATCGGGTGAGCTGGAGACCACGGCGGTGAGAATATCCGTTATCAGTATGCGCTTGAACATAAATTGCAACCTCAGCTacggaaaaccaaaaagataTTTAAGATAGCGTGAGTTATTGGGTCGAGAAAagtaatttgttatttataacTACACACCGAAATCCGTTTGATTGGGATATTCTGCATTAGCATTCATCCCTGGGTAACTTCCGCTCGGAACATAACAACAGCAGCATTCTCGTGGTCGAGCGGCTTCGTAAGGGTTAAGATACCGGTTGATTCGGAAATTCTGCACAAGGAAAATGCTAATGAAATAACGGAATTGGTTTGTAAATAAAGTGACTTACGAGAAGTACTCGCTTTCAACTTCGTCGCGCAAATAgccttctttatttcttatctGAAATGGCTCAGTTAATCGAAATCTTAATTGTGAGCTAGTGTCGGGATCACTGGCACCTAAAGCCAGAACCTGTCGATtaagtatttgaattattaaaatccAACATCACAAATTAATTTCCCGCGAATGGGCATAAATTACCCGAGTTCCAACAGGTGTAACCTCGGCTACGTGATGGATAAAAAGTTGTTTATCAAAATTTGGTGATTTATGGTTGATGTCTTCCAcctacataaaaataaatgatttattgacttacattcttttaaattaaactaCTTAATTAGCGCTTACCTGTATGGTGATTGTTGCGGTAGCTGATTGAGCAAGTGGCTGGCCCTGGTCAACTGCAGCTACTGCCAGAGTAAGAAGAGGAGCTTCTTGATCCCATTGGAGAGCGCCACCTCTTGCAACCCGAACGATTCCTGACACTTCATCAATGGTGAACCAATCGACGGCTGTGCCTCCGACGACGCGATAGCGCAAATTATCTGAAGGTCCATCCGGATCAGTAGCATTTAGCTGAATAACAAATGAATCTGGCGTTGCCCGCTCGACAACGTTGACGTGATACTGGTTCTGTTGGAAAATGGGGGGATCGTTTCCATCGACAGCCCCCACCGTAATTGTCACCACGGTATCAGCATGCTGGGGTGGTGTGCCGGAATCGGTCGCTCGCACTATGAGCACAAATCTAACCTCGCCCAATTCAGTGGCATTGATAGGACGAGTAACATCAAGAATGCCACTGTCGCGCCCAATATTGAATAAGTTGTCTGCAGTGTTGCCTGCCACAATGGAGTAGGAAATCCTGCCATCTTGAATTGGCGGTGAATGACCTTTCCGAATACTATCCTTATCTGTAgcctataaaaacaaaaggttaCCGAAATACTGGAAACATTAAAGAAAACGTAAAATAGCTAGTACCTTAACCACTAATTGTGGATCGAAGTCAAGAGCTCTATTTTGGATGAGTCGCCTGCATTGATTTTGCTCGAAAACGGACGGATTGTCGTTAACGTCATCAATTTTAATGGTAAGCGGCACTGATGTTGCTTTCCCTGTTATAGAAATCATTAGAAAACTTGATTTAGTTAGTCAAGAATGACGGAAACTTACCCCCTCCGTCAATGACAGTATAGGTCAAAGTAAAAATGTCCTGATCCTCATAATCTAAACAAGTCGAAAGTCCGCATACTCCAACTTTTAGGTCACCGGTAGACGAGTTAACAGAAAAGCGCTCAGCTCCAAAGCCACGTAACTCGTAGCGTAATTGTCCGAACACACCGCTGTCGGCATCCGTAGCACTCAGCCTTGAAATTAACGAGCCAGGTGCGGAATTCTCAACCACCTGTTAACACGAATGATAGTTAAATACAGTGTAACCGCATTTTTATAGTGAAAATCTTCTCACATTGAAACTATAGGAAGACTCATCGAAGATCGGGATGTTGTCGTTAACATCGACTAACAGGATGGTCAGTGTGGCAGTAGATGAGAGACGTCTGCCTCCACCTCTAGCTATGACTTGTACAACCATTTCCCGCCGGTCAGGGTTCTCATAGTCGAGCTTATCAGCTCCGGTAACTTTGATAAGAACAGGTGTCCGGCCTGTGGCAGACATCGGGTGAACCTCAAAGATATTGTCGGCATTTCGCAATGGGATCAACTCTAACCCAAATTGACTATGTACGCCAGTGTCCGAATCCGAAACGGTCATATCAAGACCAGGCAATGCTTCCCCAATATCTggagtaattaaattttagcattttttaatgatttcaaaTTAAGTGACAGCGGAATGAAATACCGAGATTTTCCGGAATTCCGATTGAATATTGTGCCTGATTAAATACAGGAGGTTGGTCGTTCACATCACGGTGACATTTTCTACGGTAAAATCGCCTATAGGCTTATTGTCAATCAACTCAATTGCCTGTGAAAAGAATACATTAAAAATCTGAATAAATTATTGCGCTATTACAACGTGTTCACCTTCAACCCAAATGAATAGGTGCCTCCATTCCGCAGTATAACTTGATCCTCGCGATCAATTGGGTTGTCAGATGCCACAATGCTGGCAGTTCCAATGTTGTCATTCATCTTGAATGAACTTACACGAAAATATCCTAGAGGGTCGTCGACGATGTCAAGCTGTAAATCTCGAGGTTGACCAGTGTCTCCGTCTCGCACGAGTACTTTCATTAGTGAATGGCCGGCTGGACTGTTCTCATGAATGACAGGTCGATAGGGTGCGTTTAAAAACACTGGAGGCTGGTCTTGAACATCAAGAACTTCGACCATTACAGTAGCTGTACTGGTTAAGGCAGCTCCAGGCTCTTTTGCAAGATCTTCAGCCTGTAAAACGAGCGTGAAACGGCTGTTTTCTTCGTAGTTCAGGCCACTTCGTGCAGTCAGGATGCCATCATTCGCGTGGTACGTCCTGCGGAAAGTGACACGTCGTTTGGAGATGGGCTGATGGGTAATTTAGTCCGGCTAGATCTTCTTAGAGCTGCTGATGGAGTTCCTTGCAGTTTAATGCTAgatgaaaaatttacaaagagtttttagaaatttttgccATGTGGAACCCTTGAGAAGgatagaaacaataatcaggttttttagctcaaagatttaaaggtgcaattttttaaacttaaatttcagcttacaatattgagaactatACACACTTGCTAGtttgtcgaaaattttccggaagtataccggaagtagcaATAGCTCCTCAACTGTTGACctgtcgtcaaaataaaccagatattcgtgatccccatgaaaATTGGGGTCGATCTGATatgttttaaacgaaatcgagaatttggccaaaatcgagaattttcctgaacagtAGGTCAGggaaattctcaaaaccggaagtacgaaatcgtacaaaaatttacatgaaatttaccacaaattttacgaggatcacgaatatgtggttcttttgtacgtacaatgaatatttactaaactactgactgaaatgagaaaaccggaagtagaaaaaaaatgcaattttcgaaaatctaacaagtgagctttgttaggGGAATAGTTAacgtcagttttcactaaaagATTTCCACACAATAGCTACCGATAACTGTTGAAGAGATTTACAAAGTAACTAAAACTGActcgttttgacagctgaaaatatagaaaagccatctagcgttagaaaaagaaacttcaaAGTTGCACTTCGTTTACCAGAAGGTCCTAATTTTTGAACTATTACACAGAAATGGAGTTTAACGCAAATAGATTGCTAGTagataatctaaaaaaaaataagtaaactgtcgggtacctgggcaatgcataatcccgtggtgaatgACTACAGTcacagcggacggaagcgactACTGAAGTGATCCAACTCGTCAGTGAAGCAAGAAAAGTAGTGTAGCAGCATAAGAAGAAATGAAGCTAGATAAGTGGACGTCGCGAGGATAAGGATGGAACagaacgttggtggaagtcTTCTGTCATGGCCAGCGACCGCGTGATTGATGTCGTAAGCCGTGATGCGGCTGGTCTGGCTGTCAACTTGGGAGCGGCCGGCCGTCTGTTCTTGAATCAGCTGGAAGCGGAAGGTATCCTCCCATTGCACGTTGAAAATGTAGTTGATCATGCCATTGATGAGCGTCGTCTTGCCGGAACCGGTTGCTCCCATCACCAAAATCCGTTCGATGCTGAATCTTTCCTTTCTGCTGGCCGGCTCCACCTTTCCTCCCATCGGTTTTTCCGAAAGCGAAACGATCGGCCGTCGAACGCGATCCAGTTACTTTTGTAAGAGGAACAGCAAAAAGTTCCATGCCGTTTCAGCTGATAGGTAGTTTATATCACCGTTGGTTTCGGTAACCTCAATCTAAACATTAATCAATtaacaatttaatttgaagtcattatggtgttttaaaaacttttcttacgGTTAGGTTAATGGGAATTATTTCGTCATTGAAACAGCGATGGAAATAAAGGTTAAGTACatgccttcttcttctgaatgTCTTATGTTTACTGTGAACTAAAATATGGGaaagttttcattaaaaagtaTTAAGAAAGATGAACTATTTATCCatacatttgttgaaaaggaaTTTCCATCTGAAGAAGAAAGTGGAATTTTCAGTGTGTTGCAAGTAACACTAACATTTGAAGCCTCAGCAACATCTAGAGATTCATTAAGTATGTTTCTTTTGGTTCTAGCATTTCGACTGAACAAACTAGAATCACTAAGTTTCTCAGCCActgaatttcttttaatttcttggGTCATTCACAGTAATAATGTTGCCAATGAAATTAAACCTGCTGGAGCACCGAACTTTAAatctgtaatattttttcatacatttatttattgaaccaaggcacaaacaaaaatgttaactttttacttacattttgtctttgaaatcaaattcaaatcgagCAACAGCTGTGTGATCTGGttcttcatttatttccaATCTTGAACTACAGATATCCCGTTTGCTATCTAAGTATGGGTTTGCAGCATCACTAAGTGTCCTATCCAAGCTAAACCCCAGTCCTGATGTTTCTTGTGCTTGTTTCGAGATTGCCAAGTTAGATACTGTAACATTCAAGATGCCACCTCGAAGAAATCCGAACATACTAACAGGTATACTTTTTCGAGTCTCATCCTAGgaaaagtcaaaaaggaaaaaaaaaaacaattgcatgacaattgacaaaaacgaatgttttcatttcaataattatatttacctTTAGATCAAGATGATGTTTTCTACCAACTGAATTATTAATGGAAATTGATATGATGAGCAGAAACAGTAAAAAGTTTTTCCTTAAATACATAATTGGTGTGTTGGTTTTCCCATGGATCCTCTGACGATAGTGACAGGGGGAGGAGCCTAGGCCGCCTTGCGCTCTTTAATCGATATAATTCGCCTGTTAAATCGATTCACATTTCAATCGACACAATTTTGGagccaaatttcaatttcaaaggttAAGATGTGTTCATAGGTTAAGATTGCCTCACCAATTTCGAATAATATCTTTGAAAtcttcaaacaaacaaaataaaaaacaattcaaataattgtCTGTAATATTTCCTGATTTTGAAAAGTGACAAATtatcaaattaattaattttttcctgcATACGAAAAAAGATCCATGTCGATTCGGCAAAACAAATTCGGCCAATCGGTATTTGTCGATTCGGCAAAAGTTGCCGAACCGACCTGATAATTCGGCAACAGCCGATTCTGATTTGTCTGGTTAGAAGCCTTAAGATAAAAAgtgtataacaaataattcGTAACTTATTGACTTATGGTTTGagtgtaatttttcaattcacaaaataaataaaatattttgtaattcCTTAAAATATCCAAACAGTAACAGCCGGTAGAAATAAAATCTTCAAACGGTTCAAacggattaaaaaaaacttttatgtGCGCTCAGATTTGAACCAATCCTatagaagaaatttttgttatttttggctTAGTAGCCTATTCTCAATCAGTAATCAGttatagaaaatcaaattttataatatATTTGTCAA
The sequence above is drawn from the Daphnia pulicaria isolate SC F1-1A chromosome 1, SC_F0-13Bv2, whole genome shotgun sequence genome and encodes:
- the LOC124343683 gene encoding cadherin-87A-like, with amino-acid sequence MNDTTNSMLDPGISSLIELNKLTGELTFKRRIDYEELANKTLQFQVQAIAGEAEDKRMSLATVKLDILDANDNSPTFIEEEYKVKISESIHHPDVLVTVSATDKDSGKFGQILYYVSGDGADLFVIDDPTNGIVRVAPNVSLDREKQPSYTFTVIAADQPQGSEEQKRSSALVMVELIDVNDNAPAFTQPSYTAVVPENAPLDWSVSQVEALDPDHL
- the LOC124326219 gene encoding protocadherin-16-like, producing MTVSDSDTGVHSQFGLELIPLRNADNIFEVHPMSATGRTPVLIKVTGADKLDYENPDRREMVVQVIARGGGRRLSSTATLTILLVDVNDNIPIFDESSYSFNVVENSAPGSLISRLSATDADSGVFGQLRYELRGFGAERFSVNSSTGDLKVGVCGLSTCLDYEDQDIFTLTYTVIDGGGKATSVPLTIKIDDVNDNPSVFEQNQCRRLIQNRALDFDPQLVVKATDKDSIRKGHSPPIQDGRISYSIVAGNTADNLFNIGRDSGILDVTRPINATELGEVRFVLIVRATDSGTPPQHADTVVTITVGAVDGNDPPIFQQNQYHVNVVERATPDSFVIQLNATDPDGPSDNLRYRVVGGTAVDWFTIDEVSGIVRVARGGALQWDQEAPLLTLAVAAVDQGQPLAQSATATITIQVEDINHKSPNFDKQLFIHHVAEVTPVGTRVLALGASDPDTSSQLRFRLTEPFQIRNKEGYLRDEVESEYFS